The DNA region tcagctgcctcctgcacacctcctactggggattgagcccacaatctgggcaaatgaccttgactggaatcgaacccgggccgatgctctacccactgagccaaactggctagggctatttatataattttagtagATAACATTaatagcaaaacaacaacaacaattgaGTAAAAATAGAGGACCTGAATAGGCATTTCCACAGTGGCCAACGGTAATGAAAGGCATTCAGCATCATTAATCAGGAGCAAAATGAAAATCAAACCACAGGGAGGTAACACCTCACAGCTGTTAGAAAGGCTGTTACCAAGCAGGCAAGagacaagtgttggcaagtaGTGAGTCTGAAAGGCCAGGCAGTGTCAGCTCCTGAACAGCCTGGTGTCTGACAGTGAGAGACTGGAAATGAAACCGTGGACAAGGGGAACTAACAAAGAGGCTCCCAGCAGGGAAACACATTCCTCAATTAAGGCTGTGGAGTGACTCCTTGGCGATGTTTGGAGAATAGATCGGAAAGGGAGGTGACCTGGGAACGGGAAGCCAGTTGGTCTCCTGCACTGGTCCCAGCAAGGGGTGATGAGGGCCTGCCTGGAGCAgtgtggagagagaggaggagacgcATTGAAGAGCGATTAGCAGGTATACTCAGCGCAGGGCTGGGAACAGCGTGCGGGTGCATGAGCAGCGCGGCTAAGGTGACTCTGTACTTGGAACTTGGAGGGAAGAGAGACATTACCCATGTCAAGGGGAGCTGTGTCTGGGAGAGAGAACTGACAAGCCACTGTGGGTGCAGAAGGAAGTCTGGCTGGAATGAAATTCCATTAATGAGCAATGTCTCAGCCATTCACCTGTCCTTTTAGGGAAATATTGGAATTTATTTTCATATCCCTAATAGTAATCGGACACTCTTTTAGCTACACGCGTAATTAAGTAGTACAGCTTATAGACACCGATGTAAAACAAGACAAGACAAAAACAAGGATGAATCGAGTGCCAATTCTCCAGCCCGGCTGGAGGCATTGCGTGTTGAAACCGCCGCACCGTCTGGGAGACTACGTGGCTGTGGAGAGGAGCCCGTGGGTGTGCTCAGTATCCTAGTCCTGGTTGTTAACAGGAAATGACTCCGTGTCCTGAGTGAAAATCTACCGTGGAGATGGGATCGACAGCAACAAGCTAAAAGGGAGTGTTTCAATGTGTCTGTGACATTGGTGACAAACTAGTATTTATAATTGTTGCAACTATGCAAGCATATGGACACCCATAGAGACTCCGCGGGAAACATGAAGAATGAAAACTGTCAGGATGGCAAAGTCAACTTCGTTCTTTTTCCAAAATAATGTTCATGTCAGGACAACTTTTCAGAAACTTCTAAAAAGGTGGATACTAAGTTGCCATAAAGGGAGGTGCATCGCTGAAATGTCCCTGAGcgcctgggaggctggggtgaAGAAGTGGGGCCCCGGGAACAGGGGCCGGGGGGagtgaggagaaagagaaggcagAGGACTGAGGAGCTCCAAGGGGCAGCCGTGTCCCCCCCTGCGGAGGGGGTCCCAGTGGATGGCGGAAGCCCATGTCACAGCGGGTCCCGCGAGGCAGGTGGGAAAGCCGGACCACGGCGACCACCTTTCCTTTACGCTGTCCGCACGCTGGGGACAGTGACACGCCGGGCAGGCCGCGCTGAGCAGCGGAAGGTCTGAGTCGAGGCTGGTGGCGGGAGGTGCGGCAGCCGCCTTTGTTTTAAGCGCGCATTTGCTTTCATTGACACGTTAACCACAGGTGAAAAGGAAAGGCcacagggtgggggtgagagcaGGGGAACTTTCAGAAAAGCCTCAGCACAGCCAATACTTTCCGTGATTGCACACCCACCTggaagcccctcccaccacaggaAGCGCTGACCATCGGGGATAAAAGAgacccctgagcagccctgctcatCCTCCGGCTCATCCTCCGGCTCTGCTCGCTCAGCTCAGTGCACTCAGCATGAAGCTTCTGCTCCTCGCCCTGCTCGGGGTCTGCTGCCTCGTGGCCCACGTTGTGGAAGGTGAGTCCAGGGCTGTCCGCGGAGCAGGGGCAGGTGCGGGCGGGGCCCAGGTTTTAGTTTGGACTCGGTGTGGCCTGGAGTGCCCCGCTACCCCGGAGCAAAGTGGGAATGAGAATTGTGAGTGGAGGGGGCCTCGTGGATTCCAAAGACAGAGCCTGGTGAGACTCTGGGCCAGGCTTCTCGTGGGGGGTTTGGGGtaaatctcttcctctctctgggcccaCATGCCGTCATCTATAGGTTGACGACAGTAACAGATCTCACCTGGGATCGCAATGAGCTAAATCTTAGGACCGCTTCCTGGATTTTCTCTTGGGTGGATGTAGTGGTCGGACGGTGGTGACAACAGTATATGCCTTTGTAGCTTTGCCCAGGTGATACCGAGCGTGATAAATTCTCAAAAGTTTTGAGAGTACAGTCACAATGTGGGGATGAGCTAGCGGGTGTGTGTTCTGAAACCAGGCAGTGTTTTCTGCTTAAAAACTAGACTGGAAGCTTACACCTTCCTATGAGAAATCAGTGTTGTCCTTGAGAAGGTGGGAGAATTTAGGATGACTGATGTTGCTCCCAGTTATGATAAATTCTTGAGCTTATGAGAGGCCATTTGATAAGTGCTAGCAAATAGATCAATGCCTTCTACACAATCAAACAACCCGCAAGAGACAGCGGACGAGGCTCAGAGATGCTGAGCCTGGCCCGGGTGTCCTGCCATATTTCCTTAAGGGTTATTTTTTCCAGCTGCTTGGAGTTTAGTTTTCCTGTGGCTCTGGAGCAAGAGAGACTACCCCTAGGGTGTAACTCTCCTCTCGACCCCCTAGTCTGTAGACTTACTACTTAGACTAGAATATCGGAGCCCGATGGTGGATCCCCAAGGGTGTCCATGGACAGAGGTGGCAAAGCCTGAACCTCCCTGAAATTTTAAGCAGAATAAAAACGATTGAGGAGATtaaggcctggccggtgtggctcagtggttgagcttcgacctatgaaccaggaagtcgagGTTCGAtgaccggtcagggcacatgcccaggttgcaggctcatctccactggtgggtggcaggaggcagtcgatcaatgattctctctcatcattgatgtttctatctctctctccctctcccttcctctctgaaatatatatatatatatatatatatgtatatatatgcatatatgctggCATTTTGTTACACAACGGCTGTGCCATTTGTGGGGACCCAGGTGTGGGTGGGGAAGACGCTGGGAGAGCGGAGGGGGCTTCGTACACTGGCCAGATTCCCGTTTCCTCCTTGCGCCCTGGCCTGAGCTGCTGCTGCACAACCAGGGGAGGCAGCCTGCATCCTGACGCAGCTCTGCCGAAGGTGCCGTCTCACCCGACCCCACAGACACGCAGGCACggccgggagggaggaggagctttGGGGACTTAGAGGCCAGTGGACTCGCTGGGCCTGGGGGGCCCATGTTGGATATTTCCCAGGGAAATGTTGTTCCTTCAGTTGTGAGAGAAACAGGGAGCAAATGCAGACTCCCCGCCACTGGTTCCGAGACCAGATAGGAAGTGATGGAGAGGAGAGATGAAGAGGGCAAGGTTAGCAAACACCTTTCGGGTAGTTCATATTAAAAGGAAAGGTTTGgctggccccagctggtttggctcagtgcatagagcgtcggcctggggactgaaggctccagatttgattctggtcaaggacacatgcctgggttgtgatcTCAATCCTCagcagggaacatgcaggaggcagtcaatcaatgatcttctctcatcattgatgtttctctctctttccctctcccttcctctctgaaatcaacacaaatatatttaaaaataaaagcctccGCTGCTACTTAAGGTGCTTTGTAGCTGAATAGCTCTCTGGGCAGCACGCACCGGGCTCTTCAGCTGAGGAGAAAACCAGCACCTAGAAGCCCTGATGGGAGTTCCCCGAACCTGAGTGTTATTAACCCTCCcgggcccctcccctctgccaggtGAGGTGGTTCTTAACCTGAAACGTTCAGCTCCCCGGGGCCATGTCTGCTGAGGACGATACCTGATGAACCACTTCCTTTCTGTGGCTCACATCTCGCCATGGAAACGAGAACAAAACCAAGCTGTCGCCGCTATTCAATGGCGCCCTCCTCCACTGTCTCCTCACACACCTCTCTCCGTTGTTTTCTTGGTGACACGGTAACGTGTGGAAGTTACATTGTATCCTTGTCTTTCTTCACCAGGTGTGGGGAGTGAGGTCCTGGAACAGCGAATCTGTGTGAGCCTGACCACCAAGCGGCTGCCCGTGAGCAGAATCAAGACCTACACCATCAGGGAGGGGCCCATGAAAGCAGTCATGTGAGTGTctccctgagctgggctgggcgggcCGGGCCGTGGAAATCCGCCTCAGGGAAGCAGGTCCCCCTGGCGGAGCCCCCCCTGAGCCAGCAGCCCCTGGGTTTCCCCACGCTCACCCTGCCCTTCGCAGCCCACAGCGTGACTGTCACCCAAAGGTGGCAACCAGGTGACGATTAGCCTCCTCCTTTCCGAGTTAGTGTCAGCAGGAGACTGAGCAGACCCGGAGCAAGGCTGTGCTCAGTCCTGAGGGTCAAGTTTAGGGAGTTTGACCACATAGCTGCCCTCAGCTGAAACCCTCCGGGCCCCTCCCCTTCGTGTGGAGTGTGGGTATGTGGGTGCCGTGTTGACCAGTTGCCGTACCTCCAGATAATGAGTCAAAAACTGGCCTACGTTGTCCCAGGATCTCGTTTTCAGAATAGCAGCTCTTCCCAGCACATAGTAACTACAACTTTGCTCACAGAAATTAAGATAAGGAAAGCACCTTTCGTTCAGAAAACGGGATGAGTGCATTTAGATTTGAAAAGGAAGGTGCTGGTATGTGGTCATTGGACCAGATGACCTCGCAGGCCCAGCGTAGCCACAACATTTGGTGGCTCTGCTGAGAAAGGAGCCTGGGGTTAGGGTGTCACCTGGAGACAGTCTCCTTTGTGTTAAACAGGTTGTAGAAGAGAGCTTTGCACTAAGGGGCTCGGGTCCGAAAGCCCGTTCCGTCCGGGAATGTCTGCAGAGCGCTTACCGTTGGTCTGATCTGAACTCCTGGCTCAGACTTGGGACGTGGCTCACTTTGTCTGCCTTTTCCTTACATCGCAGATTCATTACCAAACGTGGCCTTAAAGTCTGTGCCGATCCGCAAATCGACTGGGTGAAGAAGGCGGTGGAAACCATGGACAAGTCCAAGAGAATAAACACAAACCAGACCAAGCCCACGGGAGCCCAGCAGCCCACCAGCACAGGCGCGACCCAGGCGAGGTAGTGGCCTCGTCCCGTCCGAGCCAGCGGCCGATGTCTCCTTGCAAGCCCTCTCCTTACAAGGACCGATTAAATTATATGCACCTTTTCTGAAAGTACAGCCTGCATCTAgttgttttcttgtgtttttacTTTTCGTGTTTTCCTGGTCATTCAGCTgctttaatgaataaatatttattactaggAACCGTCCCAACGTCATTCATTGCGTAAGGGGGCGGGTGACAGGTCACTCCTGATCTATTTCGGTCCCACGGGATCTCCCTTTGATGGTATCATGGTGGGAGATTTGGGCGGTGTTTATCGGAGATGGGTTGCTGGGAAACCTCTGGGTGGCTCGGGCTGCCTGTCGCTGTGTCCAATAACGAAGGCGGGGTCGAAGCCCATAAGGCGTGGATTGAGAAGGCCAGCCAACAAGAAGACAGGACGCTTACAAGCATCAAATCCTGCCCTACAGCAGGCGCAGGGGACAGACTGTAAAGGGGAaagggctagggcagtggttggcaaactgcggctcgcgagccacatgtggctctttggccccttgagtgtggctcttccacaaaataccatgtgcgtgCGCGCATgaacagtgtgattgaaacttcgtggcccgtgcgcagaagtcggtattttgtggaagagccacactcgaggggccaaagagctgcatgtggctctcgagccgcagtttgccgaccactgggctagggtgaGGCTGGGAACGGAGGTCAGCCATTGGTCCTTAGTCATCACGCGATGAGATGATGCTGAGGAGATGATGTTGATgggatgatgttttgactcctggtgggtcggCCTGACCATGCTTGTCGGTTCTGCTCGCTGGACTCACAGCTGTGTCACCTCCTTAATCGCTTGGCACAGGCCTTGAAGAGGAAACTTAAGAAAGACTTACTCCCTGTTCACATGAGTACCTGCGTTCTGAGACTGAGAATGATGTGATCACTTTGCAGGTTACTTCAGATGCTCGTCTGTCAGGTTCTAAGCCCCTGTCAGAGGGGAGCTGCATTCCTCCTCCTTGGCTTCAGCTTGAAACGGTTCCCTCCCCAGGGGTCACCTGGCCCTGTGGCAGTGGCAACAATTCAAGATCCCTTCCAACCCGTCTTTCTCGCGGAGTTCTCTCCATGGAGCCAGGGGAAACCCCGCGCACTGGTTCCCACCGAGGGTCCCTCCCTGGGCGGCGTCTCCCGCGCCGAGCTCCGCAGGTGTTTCCCTTCTCGCTGTTCCCTTTGCTCTCCCCGGGAAGGAAACATAAAGACGGCTCGCTAGTGCCTTTCTCTGTCAGGGTAGCAGAGGCTGGACTCTGGGCGGGAAGATACGGGATTCAAGTAGCCATCAGTGCTCTTCCCAGTGGGCGATGCGCTGGTGGCCTCTGTGCTTCCTGCAGTCGCCACTGCTCTGCCGTCACCAGGGCTCTGCCATCACCAGGGCTCTGCTGTCACCCAGGGCTCTGCCGTCACCAGGGCTCTGTCGTCACCCAGGGCTCTGCTGTCACCCAGGGCTCTGTTGTCACCCAGGGCTCTGCCATCACCAGGGCTCTGCTGTCACCCAGGGCTCTGCCGTCACCCAGGGCTCTGTTGTCACCCAGGGCTCTGCCATCACCCAGGGCTCTGCCGTCACCAGGTCATGCTGTTCTGCTCTGCacacctggctctgccacctgcacCTTTCTCGATGTGATCACCATTCGCAGTGAGGTTTTCATCGGACGTCCATCTGGCCCCTGACCCAGACCGGCTCTGGGTCGTTACTAAGTTGCTGGTTGGCTCATGCTCGTGGCCCTGCTGTCCGGGCGGCTGGCGGTGTGTGTGCTGCTGCCCGTCGCCCCACAGTGAGGACCACAGGCCTGGCGGGCCTGAAGGGGAGAAGTGCCAACTGTGGTCTAGCCCTCGGCAATTTCCGGGTCCGCTGGAGGGTCGCAGAGGGTAGCTCACTTTCGTGACCCGACCAGCGGGCCAGAGCGGAGACCACGGAGGAGCTGCCTCCTAGCGGAGGGTGGGTCTCTCCCTTCTCGTTGTCTTTGCCCATGACCACCGTCAAAGCTGGCCTCACACACCAAGAACGACACAGGCGCCTCGGAGGGCGAGCAGCAACGTCACAGGAGGCGAGAACGGTTTCCTGACTGGACCCTGCATTGTGTGTCCCATTGTCCCCAGACCCCAGAGATGTCTTGAGGTGGCAATGAGCCGACGTGGGAGGATACGGCTGTGCACGGCCGGTGAACCTATCACATCCTCTGGATGGTGTACGGGACACCGAGGGGTTTCAACCAGGTAGTGTGCATGGCTCCGGACGAATTGACTGGAGGTTTTTAATTCGTTCAGGTAGGACCTGGGTCTACTCACTGTACCCCTGTGGGCTAGTGGATTTCAATTccattcaaagaaataatttaagaaacagatatatttctctctatctctacctTGTCTGTCTccgtctctatctctatctctatctctctctaccatctatcatctatctgtcatctatccatctatctaatctatcaatcacctattttttttttttttataaatgtctgTGACCCTCTTGTCCACCTATGGCATCTTGTACTCACCTTAACCCTGAAATTTAACAATTTGTACTGAAATTGCTCCTTTGCCCATCTGTGCTCGCACTGCCCCCTGCAGTCAGGCTAGAAGCTGCCTGTGcgtgttactttattttttcttggtcCCACTTTTTCACTAGATGCACTGGGTAACCTGGTTAATAAGGCACACACTTCAGGGGCGCATTCCTGTCCGATGGCGCCTGCGCGCTGTGTGCGCTCACCACCCGAGTCTAGTCCCCTTTCATCCCGGGTGTTTGActcctcccccctgtcacccTTCGCGcaccctcttcccctctggtaatggccgttctgttttctgtatctatgagttttttgttttgttagtttgttgCTTTTGAGAAAATCCTCACCAGGGGATAtgtttcccattaatttttagggagaatggaagggagggcgagagacggagaggaacatcgatgtgagagacgcATCGCACAGCCGCACCCGCACCTGCAGGAAATGGGGTCCTCACAGTCACGGACATCCACACAGATCCCTGGGGCTgcttggggggcagagggggggggagcggggagcacctggggcctcaggtctcctgggtgGCGTGTCCCCCGCACAGACAGGCGGAGCATTTGTGAGGGGCTCAGACCCAGGACCCAGCCGGAGCCCAGGAGCCTGCAGCACGAACCCGCTTCTCTGTCCTCATGGCGCCTCCGGGGCCGCGCAGTGTGGGAAGAAGATTCATGTCCTTCCGCAGGACGGGCTCCGGAGAGAGCTGAGCTGTGGGGCTCTGGGGCATGTCCGTATCATGATGGGGTGAGAAAAGCGGGGTGTGCATAGCCACGCCCATCGCTTTCCACCCGGACCCCTGCTTCCCACTGCAAACAGAATGGGCAACGCGGCTGTTAGTGCTGCCACGATTGCTTCAATCCCGTTAGTCCCGTTTTTCTCCCCTAGTTGGAATTCTCCAATTATGACTATTGTTTGTTTTGGCcaatcctgacccaaggatactttcccattgagttttagagagagtgggagggcgggagagagaaacatcgatgtgagagagacatatcgattggttgccttccgcacacaCCCTGGGGtgccaggaatagaacctgcaacccagatgcaCGCCctagaccaggaatcgaacctgaaccCTTCGCTGAGCGGACCGACACTAACCATTtagcacacaggccagggccttccttacATTTTTACATGTTGTGGCATGTTTGAAGGAAGTTGTCTTGGGTCCCAAGGAtcagaattatttaaatattttgactgACAACAAGCAGAGGAATCTAGTGGTTACATTGGCTGCACCTCATTGAGACCAACAATCCtttgatatttgtttttttttttttttattgcttaaagtattacaaagggtattacatatgttaaACGATTTTTTGTACGTTTGGATGAAAACGTATATTCACATAATTGAATGTGACTGTACCCAAAAGGTCACATTCCATGCGATAGACTCATAAGATCTAGTAAAGAGTGCATTGGAGATCCAGCGTGAGTGGCTTAGTGCAGTTTAAGTTATTTCTGAATCTTGATCATATTGGTGTGTTCAGTTCATGAAAATTCTCtactgtgttgtgtttttttaaatatgtgtattaTATTTCAGTAGACAATTAAAAGAGATCAttgcttcattcattcttttttatattgaaggctggatttaaaaaaatatattttttattgatttcagagaggaagggagagggagagagagatagaaa from Myotis daubentonii chromosome 18, mMyoDau2.1, whole genome shotgun sequence includes:
- the XCL1 gene encoding lymphotactin codes for the protein MKLLLLALLGVCCLVAHVVEGVGSEVLEQRICVSLTTKRLPVSRIKTYTIREGPMKAVIFITKRGLKVCADPQIDWVKKAVETMDKSKRINTNQTKPTGAQQPTSTGATQAR